From a single Callithrix jacchus isolate 240 chromosome 5, calJac240_pri, whole genome shotgun sequence genomic region:
- the INCA1 gene encoding protein INCA1: MQVQEDGDNLIPFAKCSRVVSRSPPPRLPSQSLRPMPQRYGDVFWKNLSQRPSPSWMEEQHIPPKLRTTRCSQLGLYPPEQLPPPEMLCRRKKRRLCLEGMQQGFGGVPARVRAVTCHLEDLRRRQSIINELKKAQWGSSGAASEPVVLGKEGCGFPSTNEYPDLQEERATYPQEENRFPTPGKAQLLWSPWSPLGQEEACAFRQPRSLASFSTVTARRNLLHNPWGDGVGV, translated from the exons ATGCAGGTGCAGGAAGATGGAGACAACCTCATCCCCTTTGCCAA GTGTTCCAGGGTGGTCAGCCGATCTCCACCCCCCAGGTTGCCTTCCCAGAGCCTCAGACCAATGCCCCAGCGTTATGGAGACGTCTTCTGGAAGAACCTCAGTCAAAGGCCCAG CCCCAGCTGGATGGAGGAACAGCACATTCCACCCAAGCTG AGAACCACTCGTTGCTCCCAGCTTGGTCTGTACCCTCCTGAGCAGCTCCCACCCCCTGAGATGCTttgcagaagaaagaagaggaggctgTGTTTGGAAGGAATGCAGCAGGGATTTGGGGGGGTCCCCGCCCGGGTGAGGGCTGTCACTTGCCACCTGGAGGACCTAAGAAGGCGTCAGAGCATCATCAATGA ACTGAAGAAGGCCCAGTGGGGTAGCTCTGGGGCTGCATCTGAGCCAGTGGTGCTTGGAAAAGAGGGCTGTGGATTCCCCAGCACCAATGAATACCCTGATCTACAAGAGGAGAGGGCAACCTATCCACAGGAAGAGAACCGTTTTCCCACTCCTGGCAAAGCCCAG CTGCTTTGGTCTCCCTGGAGTCCCCTGGGTCAGGAGGAGGCTTGTGCCTTCAGGCAGCCACGCTCTCTGGCCTCCTTCAGCACTGTCACAGCCAGGAGGAACCTCCTGCACAATCCCTGGGGGGATGGAGTTGGAGTCTGA